A region from the Polaribacter sp. Hel1_33_78 genome encodes:
- the nhaC gene encoding Na+/H+ antiporter NhaC, whose protein sequence is MQHNKNGSKTTIKDEKIIVNKELNIWEALFPVLALVAMLAYNVFVFGDDALSGSNQFVLLLGGAVAAFVGFRNKISYKFMIEEVAENIKSTAGAILILLMVGALAGTWLISGIIPSMIYYGLQVLNPTIFLAACLIICAIISIATGSSWTTSATVGIALIGIGEALGISLGMTAGAVLSGAYFGDKMSPMSDTTNLAPAMAGTDLFTHIKYMAYTTVPTIVITLIIFIILGFTQNSTGEADTAVLLADINKAFNITPWLFLVPIIVVLLIIKKTPPLAALLAGTILGGIFALIFQPEVVAQITGAEELTFTTAYKGIMQAITVKTSVATENAALADLFTAGGMAKMLGTIWLILCAMVFGGIMDAIGALARISAFMLTLFDSIFGLFASTVFTCIGLNFTASDQYLAILVPGKMYAKVYADKGLAPENLSRTLEDSGTVTSVLIPWNTCGAYHSGVLGVSVFDYAIYAIFNWLSPFMTLIFAAFKIKIKQLATK, encoded by the coding sequence ATGCAACACAATAAAAATGGGTCAAAAACCACAATTAAAGATGAAAAAATTATTGTCAACAAAGAGTTAAATATTTGGGAAGCTCTATTTCCTGTTTTAGCTTTAGTTGCAATGTTGGCTTACAACGTTTTTGTGTTTGGTGATGATGCTTTGAGTGGCAGTAATCAGTTTGTTTTACTTCTGGGTGGCGCAGTTGCAGCATTTGTAGGTTTTAGAAATAAAATTTCTTATAAATTTATGATTGAGGAAGTTGCAGAAAATATAAAATCTACAGCGGGAGCAATCTTAATTCTTTTAATGGTAGGTGCTTTGGCAGGAACTTGGTTAATAAGTGGTATTATTCCATCTATGATATACTACGGATTACAGGTCTTAAATCCAACTATCTTTTTAGCAGCTTGTTTAATAATTTGTGCAATCATTTCTATTGCAACGGGTAGTTCTTGGACAACTTCAGCAACAGTTGGTATTGCATTAATAGGTATTGGAGAGGCCCTCGGAATTTCTCTAGGAATGACTGCAGGTGCCGTTTTATCGGGTGCTTATTTCGGGGATAAAATGTCACCAATGTCAGATACTACAAATTTAGCCCCAGCGATGGCAGGTACAGATCTTTTTACGCACATAAAATACATGGCATATACCACAGTGCCAACCATAGTAATTACTTTAATTATTTTTATCATTTTAGGATTTACACAGAATTCCACTGGAGAGGCAGATACGGCTGTTTTATTAGCAGATATTAATAAGGCGTTCAATATTACACCTTGGTTGTTTTTAGTGCCAATAATTGTCGTTTTATTAATCATTAAGAAAACTCCGCCATTAGCAGCATTATTAGCCGGAACTATTTTAGGAGGTATTTTTGCCTTAATTTTTCAACCAGAAGTTGTTGCACAAATTACGGGTGCTGAAGAACTAACTTTTACGACTGCGTATAAAGGAATTATGCAAGCCATAACTGTTAAAACATCAGTTGCTACAGAAAATGCAGCTTTAGCAGATTTATTTACTGCGGGCGGAATGGCTAAAATGCTAGGAACAATCTGGCTTATTTTATGTGCTATGGTTTTTGGTGGTATTATGGATGCAATTGGTGCCTTGGCAAGAATTAGTGCATTTATGTTAACGCTATTTGATTCTATTTTTGGGTTGTTTGCAAGTACAGTTTTTACTTGTATCGGATTAAACTTTACAGCATCAGATCAATATTTGGCCATTTTGGTGCCTGGTAAAATGTACGCCAAAGTATATGCAGATAAGGGGTTAGCACCAGAAAATTTAAGTAGAACTTTAGAAGATTCTGGTACCGTAACCTCTGTATTAATCCCATGGAATACTTGTGGAGCGTATCACTCTGGAGTTTTAGGAGTTTCTGTTTTTGATTACGCCATCTATGCAATTTTTAATTGGCTTAGTCCTTTTATGACATTGATTTTTGCCGCTTTCAAAATAAAAATTAAGCAGTTGGCAACTAAGTAA
- a CDS encoding metal-dependent hydrolase, whose translation MDSLTQIVLGAACGEAILGKKIGNKALLFGAIGGTIPDLDVFVGRLLYSNEIQAMAFHRGFMHSILFAVLACFTFGWLTYKLYNSNKRKGTTTQKDWILLFFWSIFTHPILDCFTPYGTQLFAPFSNYRIAFNNISVADPFYTIPFLLCMIILMFFNRNRARRTWWLKAGIYISSAYMIFTIFNKFYIDDVFKKSFKKGGIAYNRFSAQPTILNNILWYAVAETDKNYHFTFYSLLDTSSISEKIITIKKQHDLIDMDTGNLKTLTWFSNNYFNISKKEKVGTYKYVDLRYPMLNPEDANTSVFNFTIYNEGVNWDILPFDGVRPNKEDFSKFMDRLTGI comes from the coding sequence ATGGATTCATTAACTCAGATTGTTTTAGGTGCTGCTTGTGGAGAAGCTATTCTAGGAAAAAAGATTGGAAACAAAGCACTTTTATTCGGCGCAATTGGAGGTACAATTCCAGATTTAGATGTTTTTGTTGGGCGGCTGTTATACAGCAATGAGATTCAAGCAATGGCGTTTCATAGAGGTTTTATGCACTCCATATTGTTTGCAGTTTTAGCTTGTTTTACTTTTGGATGGCTTACTTATAAACTTTATAATTCAAATAAAAGAAAAGGCACAACAACTCAGAAAGATTGGATTTTGCTATTCTTTTGGTCCATTTTTACGCATCCAATCTTAGATTGCTTTACACCATATGGCACGCAATTATTTGCACCATTTTCCAATTATAGAATTGCCTTTAATAATATTTCTGTTGCTGATCCTTTTTATACCATTCCGTTTTTACTGTGCATGATAATATTGATGTTTTTCAATAGAAACAGAGCAAGAAGAACTTGGTGGTTAAAAGCAGGAATTTACATCAGCTCTGCCTATATGATATTTACAATCTTCAATAAGTTTTATATCGATGACGTATTTAAAAAATCTTTTAAAAAAGGAGGAATTGCCTATAATCGATTTTCTGCACAACCTACGATTCTGAATAATATTTTGTGGTATGCAGTGGCTGAAACTGATAAAAATTATCATTTTACTTTTTATTCTCTTTTAGATACGAGCTCAATCTCTGAAAAAATTATAACTATTAAAAAGCAGCATGATTTAATTGATATGGATACTGGTAATCTAAAAACATTAACTTGGTTTAGCAATAATTATTTCAATATCTCTAAAAAGGAAAAAGTTGGCACCTATAAATATGTAGATTTACGGTATCCAATGTTAAATCCTGAAGATGCCAATACTTCCGTTTTTAATTTTACAATTTATAATGAAGGTGTAAATTGGGATATTTTACCCTTTGACGGAGTTAGGCCAAACAAAGAAGATTTTAGCAAATTTATGGATAGGTTAACAGGAATATAA
- a CDS encoding aminotransferase class I/II-fold pyridoxal phosphate-dependent enzyme, with amino-acid sequence MKFNPADNIQDLQYFGEFGGVNPSISDSSTYTFLSAKTMVDTFEGNTDGCYLYSRHSTPSNLYLGEALAAMEGTETANVAASGMGAITPVLLQLVAAGEHIVSSRTIYGGTYAFLKNFTPRLGIETTFVDITKLDIVEAAITEKTKVLYCESVSNPLLEVADIKALSALAKKYNLKLVVDNTFSPLSISPAKLGADVVCHSLTKFINGSSDTVGGVVCGTQEFINDLRNVNDGASMLLGSTMDSLRASSVLKNMRTLHIRMKQHSLNAAFLADKFETDGLKTVYPGLTSHPSHQLFKSMMNVEFGFGGMLTIDAGSLEKANELMELMQQKNLGYLAVSLGFYKTLFSAPGSSTSSEISEEEQKEMGLSDGLIRFSIGLDNDIERTYEMMKSCMKEVGVL; translated from the coding sequence ATGAAATTCAATCCAGCAGATAACATTCAAGATTTACAGTATTTTGGCGAATTCGGTGGTGTAAATCCATCTATTTCAGATTCATCTACCTATACTTTCTTATCGGCAAAAACAATGGTAGATACTTTTGAAGGAAATACTGATGGTTGTTATTTGTATTCACGTCATTCTACTCCCAGTAATTTATATTTAGGAGAAGCTTTAGCTGCTATGGAGGGTACAGAAACGGCAAATGTTGCTGCTTCCGGAATGGGCGCAATTACACCTGTTTTATTGCAGTTAGTTGCTGCAGGAGAACATATTGTTTCTAGCCGAACTATTTATGGCGGAACGTATGCATTCTTAAAAAACTTCACACCAAGACTAGGAATTGAAACTACTTTTGTAGACATCACAAAATTAGATATTGTAGAAGCTGCTATTACTGAGAAAACGAAAGTTTTGTATTGTGAATCTGTGAGTAATCCTTTGTTAGAAGTTGCAGACATTAAAGCTTTGTCTGCCTTAGCTAAAAAATATAATTTAAAATTAGTAGTGGATAATACGTTTTCTCCTTTGTCAATTTCACCAGCAAAGTTAGGTGCAGATGTAGTTTGCCATAGTTTAACAAAGTTTATAAATGGTTCTTCAGATACCGTTGGAGGAGTGGTTTGTGGAACACAAGAATTTATCAACGATTTGCGAAATGTAAATGATGGTGCAAGCATGTTATTAGGATCTACAATGGATAGTTTAAGAGCTTCATCCGTCTTAAAAAACATGAGAACTTTGCATATTAGAATGAAACAACATAGTTTGAATGCTGCTTTTTTAGCGGATAAATTTGAAACTGATGGATTGAAAACGGTATATCCGGGTTTAACATCTCATCCTTCTCACCAACTTTTTAAAAGTATGATGAATGTTGAATTTGGTTTTGGTGGCATGTTAACGATTGATGCAGGTTCTTTAGAAAAAGCAAATGAATTAATGGAATTAATGCAGCAGAAAAACTTGGGTTACTTAGCAGTAAGTTTAGGGTTTTATAAAACATTGTTTTCTGCTCCTGGATCCTCTACATCTTCAGAAATATCAGAAGAAGAACAAAAAGAAATGGGTCTTTCAGATGGATTAATCAGATTTTCAATAGGTTTAGATAATGATATTGAAAGAACGTATGAAATGATGAAATCCTGTATGAAAGAAGTGGGTGTTTTATAA
- a CDS encoding Lrp/AsnC family transcriptional regulator, whose product MHLDFIDKKLINLLQNDSKQTTKKLSLQLNLSVTAVYERIKKLEKGEVIQKYVAIINKHKIDKSFLVFCHIKLIQHSKEFVTTFEREILKLEEVSECFHVSGEYDYILKVYVKDMDEYREFMVTKLTAIKHIGSTHSTFAIEEVKNTTLINL is encoded by the coding sequence ATGCATTTAGATTTTATAGATAAAAAACTTATCAATTTGCTGCAAAATGATAGTAAGCAAACCACCAAAAAACTCTCTTTACAATTAAACCTATCGGTTACTGCTGTTTATGAACGTATTAAAAAACTTGAAAAAGGAGAAGTCATTCAAAAGTATGTCGCCATTATTAATAAACATAAAATTGATAAATCTTTTTTAGTGTTTTGTCACATTAAACTGATTCAACATTCTAAAGAATTTGTTACTACTTTCGAAAGGGAAATCTTGAAGTTAGAGGAAGTTTCTGAGTGTTTTCATGTGAGTGGTGAGTATGATTATATCTTAAAAGTGTATGTAAAAGATATGGACGAATACCGGGAATTTATGGTTACAAAACTAACTGCTATTAAACATATTGGCAGTACACATAGTACTTTTGCCATTGAAGAAGTAAAAAACACTACACTGATTAATCTATAA
- a CDS encoding YceI family protein: MRKIVLSLVVVASLLTACKGEKKEKVEVKEAVKVEVSIAALDNVDTTASVLTWIGTKPTGSHNGTVAIKSGGLLVEEGTLKGGEFVIDMNTITNVDMAGSDGAGKIEGHLKAPDFFDIAVYPTSKFVITKVEDVEGKLAVTGNLQIKDVTKSITIPAMISTEGGVTTFKSDVFNVDRADFNVKYGSKRWIEGLKDKFINDLMEMSFEVKTKA, translated from the coding sequence ATGAGAAAAATAGTTTTATCATTAGTAGTAGTAGCATCACTTTTAACGGCATGTAAAGGTGAGAAAAAAGAAAAAGTGGAAGTAAAGGAGGCTGTAAAAGTAGAGGTAAGTATTGCAGCGTTAGATAATGTAGATACTACAGCTTCTGTTTTAACTTGGATAGGAACTAAACCAACTGGTTCTCATAACGGAACAGTAGCAATAAAGAGCGGAGGTTTATTAGTTGAAGAAGGGACTTTAAAAGGAGGTGAGTTTGTAATAGATATGAATACGATTACAAATGTAGACATGGCTGGAAGTGATGGTGCAGGAAAAATAGAAGGTCATTTAAAAGCACCAGACTTTTTTGATATCGCTGTATATCCTACTTCTAAATTTGTAATTACCAAGGTAGAAGACGTTGAAGGAAAGTTAGCTGTAACAGGTAACTTACAAATTAAAGATGTTACAAAGAGTATTACAATTCCTGCAATGATTTCTACAGAAGGTGGAGTAACTACTTTTAAAAGTGATGTTTTTAATGTAGATAGAGCAGATTTTAATGTAAAATATGGTTCTAAAAGATGGATAGAAGGATTAAAAGATAAATTTATAAATGATTTAATGGAGATGTCTTTTGAAGTAAAAACAAAAGCATAA
- the dtd gene encoding D-aminoacyl-tRNA deacylase → MKIVVQRVSKASVTINQHKVADIQEGLLILLGIVEEDTEADINWLVRKVSSLRVFNDENDVMNKSLIDIDGNVIVVSQFTLHASTKKGSRPSYMKAAKPALAIPLYQQFVASLEKELNKKVQTGEFGADMKVELLNDGPVTIIIDSKVKA, encoded by the coding sequence ATGAAAATTGTTGTTCAAAGAGTATCAAAAGCGAGTGTAACGATTAACCAACATAAAGTTGCAGACATACAAGAAGGATTGCTTATTCTTTTGGGAATTGTGGAAGAAGATACTGAAGCAGATATTAATTGGTTGGTAAGAAAAGTGTCGAGTCTTCGTGTTTTTAATGATGAGAACGATGTTATGAATAAATCTCTAATTGATATTGATGGAAATGTAATTGTAGTGAGTCAATTTACATTACATGCATCTACCAAAAAAGGAAGCAGACCAAGTTATATGAAAGCGGCAAAACCAGCATTGGCAATTCCCTTATATCAGCAATTTGTGGCATCCTTAGAAAAAGAATTAAATAAGAAAGTGCAAACAGGAGAATTTGGTGCAGATATGAAAGTTGAGTTGTTAAATGATGGACCAGTAACCATTATTATAGATTCTAAAGTAAAGGCATAA
- the rsgA gene encoding ribosome small subunit-dependent GTPase A, translated as MTGIVYKSTGSWYQVKSEDGEFHQCRIKGKFRIKDIKSTNPIAVGDKVVFNLEKKGDEETGVIQKILDRDNFIVRKSVNLSKQIHIIAANIDQVFLLITINNPPTFAAFIDRFLVSTRAYRIDTILVFNKIDSYEIEERAEILYLKDIYEAIGYRCIEVSSTQNINIDQIKEIMTGKTSMFVGHSGVGKSTLVNAIEPSLNLKTKEISDQHNQGKHTTTFAEMFDLSFDARIIDTPGIKGFGIVDIDKYELGDYFPEFFALKQDCKFNNCIHTKEPNCAVKQALEEEKISWSRYKSYLQILDGEEEKEHFRTDIWNEEDNE; from the coding sequence ATGACAGGAATCGTATATAAATCTACAGGAAGCTGGTATCAAGTAAAATCTGAAGATGGTGAGTTTCATCAATGTAGAATTAAAGGAAAATTTAGAATTAAAGATATAAAAAGCACCAATCCAATCGCGGTTGGTGATAAGGTTGTTTTCAATTTAGAAAAAAAAGGAGATGAAGAAACCGGTGTCATTCAAAAGATTTTGGATAGAGATAATTTCATCGTCAGAAAATCTGTAAACCTTTCTAAACAAATACATATTATTGCAGCAAATATTGATCAAGTTTTTTTGCTGATAACGATTAACAATCCGCCAACATTTGCGGCATTTATAGATCGTTTTTTAGTCTCAACAAGAGCATACAGGATAGATACTATTTTGGTTTTTAATAAAATTGATTCTTATGAAATTGAAGAGCGTGCAGAAATTTTATACCTGAAAGATATATACGAAGCAATTGGTTACAGATGTATAGAAGTTTCTTCTACTCAAAATATAAATATAGATCAAATTAAGGAAATAATGACAGGTAAAACATCCATGTTTGTAGGTCATTCAGGAGTTGGTAAATCTACCTTAGTCAATGCAATAGAGCCCTCTTTAAATTTGAAAACCAAAGAAATTTCAGATCAACACAACCAAGGAAAACACACAACAACTTTTGCAGAAATGTTCGATTTAAGTTTTGATGCAAGAATTATAGATACACCAGGAATTAAAGGTTTTGGAATTGTAGATATTGATAAATACGAATTAGGAGATTATTTTCCAGAGTTCTTTGCCTTAAAACAAGATTGTAAATTTAATAATTGTATTCATACAAAAGAACCTAACTGTGCTGTAAAACAAGCTTTAGAAGAAGAAAAAATTTCTTGGTCTCGTTATAAAAGCTATCTTCAAATTTTAGATGGCGAAGAAGAAAAAGAGCATTTTAGAACAGATATTTGGAACGAAGAGGATAATGAGTAA
- a CDS encoding bifunctional 3-deoxy-7-phosphoheptulonate synthase/chorismate mutase type II, with protein MKNTKELRTWLDDMNLAHPLVIAGPCSAETEEQVLKIAHELKDSDVNYFRAGIWKPRTRPGMFEGVGEIGLRWLKKVKEETGMKTCTEVANAAHVKLAIENDVDLLWIGARSTVSPFIMQEIADALAGTDKIVLVKNPVNPDLALWLGGIERLYTAGIKNLGAIHRGFSTYEKTKYRNNPNWQLAIEFQNKFPDLPLINDPSHITGNREMIQDISQVALDLNFDGLMIETHYDPENAWSDAAQQVTPTKLKSIMDELKIKKTTETASSYREPLENLRAQINVVDDQLIEMLGKRMQVADKIGALKKDQNVAVLQSRRWNEILGNMVLEGDSRGLSEEFVLKMFKAIHQESINHQEKIING; from the coding sequence ATGAAGAATACAAAAGAATTAAGAACATGGTTGGATGATATGAATTTAGCGCATCCACTAGTAATAGCAGGGCCTTGTAGTGCAGAAACCGAAGAACAGGTTTTAAAAATCGCACACGAATTAAAAGATTCTGATGTAAACTATTTTAGAGCGGGAATTTGGAAACCAAGAACAAGACCAGGAATGTTTGAAGGTGTTGGTGAAATTGGTCTAAGATGGTTAAAGAAAGTAAAAGAAGAAACAGGGATGAAAACCTGTACAGAAGTTGCCAATGCAGCGCATGTAAAACTAGCGATCGAAAATGATGTAGATTTATTATGGATTGGTGCTCGTTCTACAGTTTCACCTTTTATTATGCAAGAAATTGCAGATGCTTTGGCAGGAACAGACAAAATTGTGTTGGTTAAAAATCCAGTAAATCCAGATTTAGCTTTATGGCTAGGGGGTATTGAAAGATTATATACAGCAGGTATTAAAAATTTAGGAGCAATTCATAGAGGTTTTTCTACTTATGAAAAAACGAAGTACAGAAATAATCCTAACTGGCAATTGGCTATTGAGTTTCAAAATAAATTTCCAGATTTACCTTTAATCAACGATCCCTCTCACATTACTGGGAATAGAGAAATGATTCAAGATATTTCTCAGGTTGCTTTAGATTTAAATTTTGATGGTTTAATGATTGAAACACATTACGATCCTGAAAATGCTTGGAGTGATGCTGCTCAGCAAGTTACGCCAACAAAGCTAAAGTCTATTATGGATGAATTAAAAATCAAAAAAACTACTGAAACGGCTTCTAGTTACAGAGAGCCTTTAGAGAATTTGAGAGCACAAATTAACGTTGTAGATGATCAGTTAATTGAGATGTTAGGCAAAAGAATGCAAGTTGCCGATAAAATTGGAGCTTTAAAGAAAGATCAAAACGTGGCTGTTTTACAGTCTAGACGTTGGAACGAAATTTTAGGTAACATGGTTTTAGAAGGGGATAGTAGAGGTCTAAGTGAAGAGTTTGTTTTAAAAATGTTTAAAGCAATTCACCAGGAATCGATCAATCATCAAGAAAAGATTATTAACGGATAA
- a CDS encoding prephenate dehydrogenase, with product MKNIYMIGIGLIGGSFAIDIKKNNPNAIIHGISRKDETLNKALTLNLIDKKATLDDIKNADLVIVSIPVDATVKLLPTILDKISETGLVVDAGSTKEAICKAVEHHPKRRNFLACHPIAGTEKSGPTAAISGLYIGKTNIICEVEKTTFKLQEKALQLFTAIGMRIRYMDPVSHDKHIAYVSHLSHISAFMLGKTVIDKEKNERDIFDMAGSGFESTVRLAKSSPAMWTPIFKQNKENVIETLEEYIHNLQQFKELMEQDNFSEIFKEMENTNYIKQILNGIN from the coding sequence ATGAAAAATATATACATGATTGGTATTGGTTTAATTGGTGGTAGTTTTGCTATTGATATTAAAAAAAACAATCCAAATGCTATTATTCACGGAATTAGCAGAAAAGATGAAACCTTAAATAAGGCTTTAACATTAAATTTAATAGATAAGAAAGCAACTTTAGATGATATAAAGAATGCAGATTTAGTAATTGTTTCAATTCCGGTAGATGCCACGGTAAAATTATTACCAACGATTTTAGATAAAATTTCTGAGACAGGTTTGGTAGTAGATGCAGGATCAACAAAAGAGGCAATCTGTAAAGCAGTTGAACATCATCCAAAAAGAAGAAATTTTTTAGCATGTCACCCAATTGCAGGGACAGAAAAGTCTGGGCCCACAGCGGCAATTTCTGGCTTATACATTGGAAAAACCAATATTATTTGTGAAGTAGAAAAAACAACTTTTAAGCTTCAAGAAAAAGCATTGCAGTTATTTACAGCAATTGGAATGCGTATTCGTTATATGGATCCTGTTTCTCATGATAAACATATTGCGTATGTTTCGCACTTATCACACATTAGTGCATTTATGTTAGGTAAAACAGTAATTGATAAAGAAAAAAATGAACGCGATATTTTTGATATGGCAGGTTCAGGTTTTGAATCAACTGTGCGTTTGGCAAAAAGTTCGCCAGCAATGTGGACGCCAATTTTTAAACAAAATAAAGAAAACGTAATAGAAACGTTAGAAGAATACATCCATAATTTGCAACAATTTAAAGAGTTGATGGAACAAGATAATTTCTCTGAAATTTTTAAAGAAATGGAGAACACAAATTATATAAAACAAATTTTAAACGGCATAAACTAA
- a CDS encoding pyridoxal phosphate-dependent aminotransferase has protein sequence MIKPAKRLETVQEYYFSKKLREVRGLVAAGKPIINMGIGSPDLQPPVQVLEAIQGSLNDVSAHKYQSYQGLPELRNAIAEFYKNKFSVAVNPENEVLPLMGSKEGIMHISMAFLNEGDKVLIPNPGYPTYTSVTKLVGAEPLFYNLCDENNWQPNFEELESQDLTEVKIMWVNYPHMPTGTNATIETFEKLVAFGKKHQILIINDNPYSFILNDNPISILEVEGAKDIALELNSLSKTFNMAGWRVGMVLGNVTFINEILKVKSNMDSGMFYGIQKGAIEALQLSDDWFLAQNRIYEERRNLVWQLADKLNATYDTNSTGLFVWAKIPEGQKSTVVTDAILYDKDIFITPGTVFGSQGEGYIRFSLCVTSEIIKEAIARI, from the coding sequence ATGATTAAACCAGCTAAAAGATTAGAAACAGTGCAAGAATACTATTTCTCTAAAAAATTGAGAGAAGTTAGGGGGTTAGTCGCTGCTGGAAAACCAATTATAAATATGGGAATTGGTTCACCCGATTTACAACCACCGGTGCAAGTTTTAGAGGCTATTCAAGGAAGCTTGAATGATGTGAGTGCGCATAAATATCAATCATATCAGGGTTTACCAGAATTAAGAAATGCAATTGCTGAGTTTTATAAAAATAAGTTTAGTGTAGCTGTTAATCCAGAAAATGAGGTGTTGCCTTTAATGGGAAGCAAAGAAGGAATCATGCATATTTCTATGGCTTTTTTAAATGAAGGAGATAAAGTGTTAATTCCCAATCCTGGATACCCTACCTACACTTCTGTTACAAAATTAGTAGGTGCAGAGCCTCTTTTTTATAATTTATGTGACGAAAATAATTGGCAGCCAAATTTTGAGGAATTAGAAAGTCAAGATTTAACAGAGGTGAAAATTATGTGGGTGAATTATCCCCATATGCCAACAGGAACAAATGCAACGATAGAGACCTTTGAAAAGTTAGTCGCTTTTGGTAAAAAACATCAGATTTTAATTATAAATGATAATCCCTATAGTTTTATTTTAAATGACAATCCTATTAGTATTTTAGAAGTTGAAGGCGCAAAAGATATTGCTTTAGAATTAAATTCGTTAAGCAAAACTTTTAATATGGCTGGCTGGAGAGTTGGTATGGTTTTAGGAAATGTAACTTTCATTAATGAGATTTTAAAAGTAAAAAGTAATATGGATTCTGGGATGTTTTACGGAATTCAAAAAGGAGCCATAGAAGCCCTTCAATTATCTGATGATTGGTTTTTAGCTCAAAATAGAATATATGAAGAACGTAGAAATTTAGTTTGGCAATTAGCAGATAAATTAAACGCTACTTACGATACAAATTCAACAGGGTTATTTGTTTGGGCAAAAATCCCAGAAGGGCAAAAATCTACAGTAGTTACAGATGCAATTTTATACGATAAAGATATTTTTATAACTCCAGGAACTGTTTTTGGCAGCCAAGGAGAAGGGTATATACGTTTTTCGTTATGTGTAACTTCAGAAATAATTAAAGAAGCAATAGCAAGAATATGA
- a CDS encoding prephenate dehydratase, translating to MNKIIAIQGAEGSNHHKVARDFYGTAVQLKECMSFDVLVDSLLDGSATYGVMALENTIAGSIIPNYALIDSNNLHIVGEEYLNIHHHLMALPGQQIKDIKEVWSHPMALLQCKEFFKKHPHIKLVEDVDTAEVAKRIAKGTLEGIAAIAPKIAAEIFDLEIIEDEIQTIKDNATRFVIVQTHEPSNGIDQINKSSLKFQLNHKRGGLAAILNVLSDCKMNLTKIQSLPVIEKPWKYSFFVDVTFDEYEEYQKAVKIIEIMAEEFKILGAYKNGRK from the coding sequence ATGAACAAAATTATTGCAATACAAGGAGCAGAAGGCTCAAATCACCATAAAGTTGCACGCGACTTTTACGGAACAGCAGTTCAATTAAAAGAATGCATGTCTTTTGATGTATTGGTAGATAGTTTATTAGATGGTTCTGCAACGTATGGAGTAATGGCTTTAGAGAATACAATTGCAGGTTCGATTATACCAAATTATGCGCTAATAGATAGTAATAATTTGCATATTGTAGGTGAAGAGTATTTAAATATTCACCATCATTTAATGGCATTACCAGGTCAGCAGATAAAAGATATTAAAGAAGTTTGGTCGCATCCAATGGCATTGTTACAATGTAAGGAGTTTTTTAAAAAACATCCTCATATTAAGCTAGTAGAAGATGTAGATACGGCAGAAGTTGCGAAAAGAATTGCAAAAGGAACTTTAGAGGGTATTGCAGCAATTGCGCCAAAAATTGCCGCAGAAATTTTTGACTTAGAAATAATAGAGGATGAAATTCAAACCATAAAAGATAATGCTACAAGATTCGTCATCGTGCAAACACATGAGCCAAGTAATGGAATTGATCAAATTAATAAATCTTCATTAAAATTTCAATTAAACCATAAAAGAGGAGGTTTAGCAGCAATTTTAAACGTTTTGAGCGATTGTAAAATGAACTTAACGAAAATACAGTCACTGCCGGTGATAGAGAAGCCTTGGAAATATTCATTTTTTGTAGATGTAACTTTTGATGAATACGAAGAATATCAAAAAGCAGTAAAAATTATTGAAATAATGGCAGAAGAATTCAAAATTTTAGGAGCCTATAAAAATGGTAGAAAATGA
- a CDS encoding DUF2237 family protein — MELNVFNKPLESCCQKPATGYFRDGFCRTVSHDVGTHTVCAIVTQEFLDYSASKGNDLMTPIPYWNFPGLQPGDQWCLCISRWLQAEKVGKAPLIKLAATHIKSLQYTSLEVLEKYAFIKQ; from the coding sequence TTGGAATTAAACGTATTTAATAAACCTTTAGAGAGCTGTTGCCAAAAACCAGCAACGGGTTATTTTAGAGATGGCTTTTGCAGAACAGTTTCTCATGATGTGGGCACACACACGGTTTGCGCAATTGTTACTCAAGAGTTTTTAGACTATTCTGCATCTAAAGGAAATGATTTAATGACGCCAATTCCGTATTGGAATTTTCCTGGTTTACAACCTGGTGATCAATGGTGTTTATGTATTTCTAGATGGTTACAAGCAGAAAAAGTTGGAAAAGCACCTTTGATAAAGTTAGCTGCTACACATATAAAATCGTTACAATACACAAGTTTAGAAGTTCTTGAAAAATATGCTTTCATTAAACAGTAA